A single window of Achromobacter xylosoxidans DNA harbors:
- a CDS encoding ABC transporter ATP-binding protein, giving the protein MIDIQQVSKQYGDSVVVDQVSLALPAGGVTAIIGPNGAGKSTLLSMISRLLPMSAGRIQVDGLDVTRSDSRELARRLAILRQDNHLPLRLTVRDLVAFGRYPHSGGRLTLDDKAHIDRAIAYLDLEPLAGRYLDEMSGGQRQRAFVAMVLCQDTRYVLLDEPLNSLDMKHAVAMMGTLRRAADELGKTVVLVLHDINFASSYADRIVAMKAGRVAHCGTPAELIRPEVLGALYELPIDVHEIDGKRICVYYR; this is encoded by the coding sequence ATGATCGATATCCAACAAGTCAGCAAGCAGTACGGCGACAGCGTGGTCGTGGACCAGGTGTCGCTGGCCTTGCCGGCCGGCGGCGTGACCGCCATCATCGGCCCCAACGGCGCCGGCAAGTCGACGCTGCTGTCGATGATCAGCCGGCTGCTGCCGATGTCCGCCGGCCGCATTCAGGTGGACGGCCTGGACGTGACGCGCAGCGACAGCCGCGAATTGGCGCGGCGCCTGGCCATCCTGCGGCAGGACAACCACCTGCCGCTGCGCCTGACGGTGCGCGACCTGGTGGCGTTCGGCCGCTATCCGCATTCCGGCGGCCGGCTGACGCTGGACGACAAGGCGCATATCGACCGGGCCATTGCCTATCTGGACCTGGAACCGCTGGCCGGCCGCTACCTGGACGAGATGTCCGGCGGCCAGCGCCAGCGCGCATTCGTGGCGATGGTGCTGTGCCAGGACACGCGCTACGTGCTGCTGGACGAGCCGCTCAACAGCCTGGACATGAAGCACGCCGTGGCCATGATGGGCACGCTGCGCCGCGCCGCCGACGAGCTGGGCAAGACGGTGGTGCTGGTGCTGCACGACATCAACTTCGCCTCCAGCTATGCGGACCGCATCGTGGCGATGAAGGCGGGCAGGGTGGCGCACTGCGGCACGCCCGCCGAATTGATCCGCCCCGAGGTGCTGGGCGCCTTGTATGAACTGCCGATAGACGTGCACGAGATCGACGGCAAGCGCATCTGCGTGTATTACCGCTGA
- a CDS encoding iron chelate uptake ABC transporter family permease subunit has translation MAEFIARAVPLRSPQAWRLALLAVAALSCVVGFMALGANGQWAFVLPFRGAKLVAMLLVAYAVAVSSVLFQTVTHNRILTPAIMGFDALYLLIQSVVVFGFGQAAGAVNHPVAAFVLEVCAMTGFACLLFRWLFTDAVRSLHLMMLVGIIFGLLFRSLSSFVVRLIDPNEFLVLQDRLFANFNSVRTELLPIALAAVAAATLLVWRMRRRYDVLALGREIALNLGVDYRRTLLLTLAAIAVLVSVSTALVGPVTFFGLLVSNLAYQAMGSDRHRHTVPAAVLLSVIFLVGGQTLLERVLQLSTTVSVVIEFVGGVMFLALILRRGRQ, from the coding sequence GTGGCTGAGTTCATCGCGCGCGCCGTGCCGCTGCGTTCGCCCCAGGCGTGGCGCCTGGCGCTGCTGGCCGTGGCCGCGCTGTCGTGCGTTGTCGGCTTCATGGCGTTGGGCGCGAACGGCCAGTGGGCCTTCGTGCTGCCGTTTCGCGGCGCCAAGCTGGTGGCGATGCTGCTGGTGGCGTACGCGGTGGCGGTGTCGTCGGTGCTGTTCCAGACCGTCACGCACAACCGCATCCTGACGCCGGCCATCATGGGTTTTGACGCGCTTTACCTGCTGATCCAGTCGGTGGTGGTGTTCGGCTTCGGCCAGGCGGCGGGCGCGGTCAACCATCCGGTGGCGGCCTTCGTGCTGGAAGTGTGCGCGATGACGGGGTTCGCCTGCCTGCTGTTCCGCTGGCTGTTCACCGACGCCGTGCGCAGCCTGCATTTGATGATGCTGGTGGGCATCATCTTCGGGCTGCTGTTTCGCAGCCTGTCCAGCTTCGTGGTGCGACTGATCGATCCGAACGAATTCCTGGTGCTGCAGGACCGCCTGTTCGCCAACTTCAATTCGGTGCGCACCGAACTGCTGCCGATCGCGCTGGCGGCGGTGGCCGCCGCCACGCTGCTGGTGTGGCGCATGCGGCGCCGCTATGACGTACTGGCGCTGGGCCGCGAGATCGCGCTGAACCTGGGCGTGGACTACCGCCGCACCCTGCTGCTGACGCTGGCCGCCATCGCCGTGCTGGTGTCGGTGTCCACCGCGCTGGTGGGGCCGGTGACGTTCTTCGGCCTGCTGGTGAGCAACCTGGCCTACCAGGCGATGGGGTCGGACCGGCATCGCCACACCGTGCCCGCCGCGGTGCTGCTCAGCGTGATCTTCCTGGTCGGCGGGCAGACGCTGCTGGAGCGGGTGCTGCAACTGAGCACCACGGTCAGCGTGGTCATCGAATTCGTGGGCGGAGTGATGTTCCTGGCCCTGATCTTGCGCAGGGGACGCCAATGA